One Vicia villosa cultivar HV-30 ecotype Madison, WI linkage group LG5, Vvil1.0, whole genome shotgun sequence genomic window, CACTATGTATTAAATCACTTGAGgagaaaaaattaaaacacattaagCCTAATGCAGGTAGATATTCTTGTGTAAAAACAAAGAATTCTTCTAGGTGATCCAACTCCAGATCTAAGAACAAAGAATTCTCAACAACAAAAAATCCGTTCCATTGATATCCAAACAAAGCATAAATGTAATGAAAAACTCAGATTCTTGAATATTTGATGCAAATAGGAAATTAATAGAAATATAAATTAGAATCACATATTACCACAAAAAAAAATTACTGGTTTTCATTAGATTTCGAGTTCAACCAAGAAAACAATTACTaacattcatcatcatcaccagCATCCAGAACTACAATCACACACTCCAATTACATCCCTAAATCTAATAAAATTAACAAACGAAAACTTCTTCATCAACCACCGAATCCATACAAGGTCCTTCCCTGTCTCTTGAGTGCATAAACAACATCCATGGCGGTAACAGTCTTCCTCCTAGCATGCTCAGTGTACGTAACAGCATCGCGAATCACGTTTTCCAAGAAGATCTTGAGAACTCCTCTGGTTTCTTCATAGATCAAACCACTGATCCTCTTCACACCGCCTCTTCTAGCCAATCGGCGAATAGCTGGTTTCGTGATACCTTGGATGTTATCACGGAGAACCTTCCTGTGCCTCTTTGCACCTCCCTTTCCGAGTCCCTTACCACCCTTACCACGCCCTGACATTTTCGCGAGAAATTTTGAAATCGAAGGAAATTGAGATTTAgggtttggatttggatttgAATTTGAGTGGGAATTAAAATGGGGATCGGAGTATATGTATCGGAGAAGTGGGAGCTAGAGGAGAGAGGGAACTGATATTCGTCGTTGGATTCAATTTAATCAATGGTTTTAATTTGCGATCCGTGCGTTCTGCGCAAAATAATATTGAACGTCGATAACTAAATTTTAACGGTGCGATTTCATTTTTGTTTCGCTTGTGCGGATCAACGCTCTTGTGTGATATTGTTGTGTTTTTGGTGGATGCTGTATTTCCTTGTCAACGTAGTActattcattattttttattttttggagtATGGTTTTTTTATATTGAACTTCTATTgggattatatatatttttgttctctccattttttattcaaaactcCTATTTGTTATTACGAGTGGCAAAAGAGTCTTTGTAAAGGACGACATTCGGAGAATATTGAGTTCGATTCCAGACAGAAACAATATTTGACCAGTGCACGTGCCTCCGTAGTACGAGTCGGGTCAGTCAATCTAGGTCGAAACCGGtgcaaaagcaaaaaataaaaaataaaagttaaaataacaaacaaaaataatatatctgaaataaaaatagacaACATCAAAATTGTATTTGGAAGGTGTTTTAATATTGATCGGAGTTGAAAcagttataataaaaaataatttttataagtgataatatataaaaaatttgtaaaaattatataaaaattaactttatatgtcataaataatatacaaaagaaaaaaaagtaaatggAGAAAATGGAAATTGGACTGGATGTAGGTtcgattttcaattttaatttcaatttaatcaATCGAACCATCCAGTTCGATCCGGTTTTTATCACTTTGGCTAATAGTATAAGGTCATGTATAGTTCGTCTGATGTTTGGAAAATTGGATTGGTCATCAAACCAGTAAGGATGTTGGGTCACTGGTTCATTGATTGAATCACCAGATCACTAGTGGAACCGCAAGACAAACCATCACAAATTCATCGAATATCAAGAAACGGGTAGTTTTCAACAGTGGCTCATAACTATACATCAAGCTTGATGGAGACAACTACTCGACATGGTGTATCCAATTCATGGCTCTACTTACTAGATTCGACCTCTTGGGCTATGTAGATGGCACtacaacatactcatcaaaaCATTTGACAAATGATCAATCCTCTATAAATACATAATACACTCACTAGATCAGACAAGATCAATTGATGCTCCATGGAATTATCTCTTATGCAGCAATAACAGTGGTGACTCACCTTGCCACTGTCAAAAGTTCCAAACAAGCCTGGGAAATACTTAAAACCATATATGCCAGCAAATCTAGAGTCTGCATCATGGCTCTCAAGCAACACATGGTTGAATACCTTCAAGGTATCTCAGATGAACTCTATCATTGAACACCCTCTATATGATACTAATTTAGTGATTCACAGCTTAAATTGTCTGAGCAACGACTATCGTGTGATCTCAACGGCTCTATGCATTAAAAAAATTTCATCAACTTTGTTAAACTCCATGAAAAACTTGTGGACTTTGACATCATCATGCATAGAAATGAACCAACTAGCAACGATTCTCTCATTTCAACAGCAAACACAACTGCCAAGAATAAAGGACACTACCAACCTAAGCCCTCTACACATTCTCAATCATCTACATCACACCCCGAGCACAAAGTAGTGTGTCAATACTACAACAAACCAGGTCATATTGCACAACACTGGTACAAGATTAGAGGATTATCTAAAATGCAATGGTGGTAGACCCTCTGCTAACAATGCTACTGACCAACCAACCATGCAAAATACCAGCTGGATCAACACTAGTGTTTCTCATCACATCACTCAAGATCTTAAACAACTCACCTTTGAAAATCCTTACTCAGGTCGGACAAAGTCATCGTAGGAGACAGCCCAGGTTTAAAAATCACACACATTGGATACACATCTCTTGACATAGACACTAAACCCCTTCATCTTACTAAAATACTAAGAGTTCCACACATTAAAACTAATTTACTATCTGTGTCAAAATTATGTCAAGCCAACCATTCTTCAGTTGAATTTTTTCCTCAAAGGACTTGAACTTGAGTCAGGCTTTGCTGCAAGGACCAATTTAGCAGGATCTTTACCATCTACTAATTTCACCTGCCACCCCCACACCACCTCATGCATTCACCACCAACATCCAATCCATCTCCACGTGGCATCACAAGCTTGATCATCCTTCCTCTaaaataatactccctccgtcccacaatgagtgacccatttggaataaaatggtgtcccaaaatgaatgacccatttcaattttcaatacacttTTTCCAATTTTACCCTCTAACTAATAAAAGTTTCATCATTTCCAAGACATAATAAGGGTAGTGTAGTAAAAATACTATTATCTCTCTTACTTTTAAccacttttcttaatatgtgtgaaatggtggactgggtcactcattgtgggacggagggagtacaacATCTGGCTGTAAGTCATCATATCCCAATAAGGCCCCAAACATCTCTTGAAGGTACCTCATGTCATTGTGCTACAAGCCACAAGTTGCCTTTTTCAAATCATCGTCTCACTTGCAGTAGACCTAACCCCAATTAGATCTTTAGATGGTTACTTGTATTATCTagtttttgttgattattttacAAAATATGTACGGTTTTATGCCATGAAGAATAAGTCAGGTgtattttccttctttcttcaatTCAAGTCAATTGttgaaaaatatttcaatttaacAATTATTTCCCTCTTCTCAGACAATGGTGGTGAATACATGAAACTCAAACCTTTCCAGGCAAAACATGCATTACCCCACCTATCCACACCCCTTAACTCACCAGAAGTAAATGGAACAGCTTAGAGAAGACACGGACACATCGTAGAAACAGGTCGTGCCCTTTTTACACCATGTTAACCTTCCCTCTGAACTTTGGAGTTTTTCCTTTTACACCCTTATACATACTTTGAGGGAAACTCAAATCAACATGATTCAATACTAGTCAGACTTAGACATAATTATTGCAAAAATAAACTTAAACAAAAAGTTAACAATGGCAAAAAAGCTGAGCACAGAAAGGAATGACGGGAGGACTGTGTAACTGAAAGAGGCTTACACTTACTGAAAGCCTTGATGGCACAACCAATTTTTGCCCCGTCCCTGTATTGAATGATCTTAGACACCTAGGCTATGAATGAAAAGGTATGAAGGCCATAATGTATGGACCTGCCAATGATACTGCTGCCACTACTACTTCAAAAATAAGACAAAATCATTTTACAATTTCTAAAGTTCAAAGAGTTTCATCGAAGTATAAACTATTCGACATGTTTAATAAGGATCTAACAATTGAGAAACTTAATGACGGGAAAGGTGATTTTCAATATCTTGTCAATTGTCATTGCAGAACAGAAAAGACCatacaaaaaattaatttaaaaaatcccaaaatttgGCATCCCGAACACctgcaagaaataaaatcaaatcaaacgaAGTTAAAAACACAGATAACACATATAGCTTCAGAAAGTTATGAGGTTATGTTAATGAATTGTTGAGAAACACTACCTTATGGTTGCCTTCAGCTTTCATTTATTAAAGAACCTAATTCTTGACGAAATGCTGGCATTTTGTCTGCCTCAACGGCCATGATTAATCCCATTGATCTGTAATTCTTTAGCTGTAATAGAAAGAAATTGTATGGTTCAGAATCATTGGTGTTGAGAGATTATTACTCTTCTACACAATAAAATTTAAGCAAGAAACTATAACTTCAATAATTGTTGTAGAGAGAAAAACATTAATCTATTTCTTCACATTTCATATAGGTATATAGGtatgtttaaaataaaatgaagcaGTTACAAAATTAAGTAGAAAAGAAGTGGATGGCGTATTTTGTTCAGAAAATCTATATCTAACATGATGTTTTTAATGCTCTCTATTATATTTCAATTCAAATCTCAGTGACACTGGAACTTCCTCTATGCGgttttgttgttttcttttgattcttttattcttGCAGTCATGGTTAAAGGGAGAATAGAGCAGATAAATCAGTAGAGGAGAAATATCACACAGCCAACTGATGAAAACCGTTCAACATAACTGACtaagaagttaaaaataaaaCGGCTAGAGGAGAATATATCTTTGCATTTCATATTAAAATTCAGCAGGTTAACAAAAACATCACGATAATGATATATTGATATGCAAGAATCATATAACTTGCCTCGTGGGGAGCGGGCTGCTGGGTGCGCAAAGGAAAACAGAAGGACCACGAACATAGCTGGAAATTATTTTAGACAGTAATCAGTAATCAGAGACAAAATAATTCAAAATGATGGCCGCAGGATACTTACCTGGTGAAAAATTTCATCCTCGGGCTTAACATATACTATCGCCTCAACACTGTCATCGCTCTGTTTTCTTTTTTGTTCTGCATTCTTGAGCtatatttttacaacaaggaATGAAATAAAACATCACAAAACAACAAAAGTGGGGCAGAAGAAAATGATCTTAACCATAAAAGCTAGGAATATAATTAAAGAGGATAATAAATAGGAAGGAGATACTGCAGAAGCATAATACCTCGTAAATTTTGCCAAGTATTATATAATGCTTAAACTTGAAGGAATTTCGGAGGTCCTTTGTTGGCTGTGAAGTGTGCAACATGACAATATAAGTTCTAAATAGAGAATTAGTCCCGAAGAGTCGAACAGAAAAACGTTTTTAACACCCTCAATCATCTGATATTATGAACAACTAACCTCATCTTCTGTGGCCCACGACACTTCATTGAAAAGAGAATCATAGAGATGCGGTAAAAGCTGAGGTGGAAGGTTCACCACACGCTGTGATACCAGGAGACCGACATGACGTGCTTGTTCCCCCAAAAGTAATCTCAGCTGATCAGCAATGCGTTTCTCTTTGCATACTTTAAGGAGGAGAAATTCCTTGAGTTGGACAATACATTTATGCTCCTAGCAAAATTATTAGGCACAATTTAGATAAGCTTCTAGGAGTTTCTCAAATATAAGTGTGCATTTGGATCCAAACTTACCACCAAAAAAAACTTCATAAATTTAAATGTGTAAGTAAATTATTAGATAAAAAGCTTCTAAAAAGGTTGACGGGTAGATTGAAATAGGAATAAGCTGCTCATCAAAGAATGAGAGGAACAaacacaaagaagaagaaaagtaaaTCGGTGCGATATCAGGGTAACCACACAATTACACAGTAAAAGCAATGATTATATAATTACACCCAATGCACCAAAACAGTGAGAGAAAAGAGGAAAACAGATCAGGCAAAGCATCATATGTGACTTACCCTATACCTCCATAGATTAAGAGCGGTAGCAAGAGCGAAAACCCCTTCGTCCTCGTCATCCTCAACCTTCACAACAGTCCCTACAGTGGTCTGTTCCAAAATCAAGTCTACAAAGCCGCTCAAATCCCATTCTTCAACATCCAAATAAGTTTGCAGCAAAGTCTTAACTCCATGGAAATCATTGGATTTAGGATCAAAAAACGCAAAATCCGCTTGGACAACTCCCTTAAACAGTAGCAGAAACCTCAAATTACTCAATTTCACTCGTTCAATGAtacaattttcaaatttaaacaattcaaaataaaataacactaGCAATCACAAAAATCATTATGAAATCATAGAGCATAAGAGATTTTACATCAAACTCCCCATCAGATGACTCCGATCCTTCCAATCTCTCTTCTAAAGGATGCTTGGTAGATCCATTACTAGCAGAGGAAGGGGTAGGGTCCTCGACGGATTTGGAACGATGCTTCGGCATAGAAACAGTATGAGCAAGAGCACGAGCAAAAGGGGAAAATGTAATCGGCCAAGATTTGAGTTGTTGATGCCTTCTAGGCTTTCGAGGCATTACTGTCACACTGAAACCCTAAATATACAATTGCATCAATTCATCAAAACGCTATGGTCTTAAGAAATTTAATAAAGCTTCCTGAAAAATGTGATATACATGGAATGGAAATAACCAGAGTTGTGGTGGTGCTGAGTAAAGAAAGTACAAAACAGAGGAAGTTACTACAGGAAATACCTGCGGTGGCGTCTACAACAGTTAACTGCGGCGGCGTACGGTTACAAGCGGCGATTTTCTGGCGAGGAGCGGTTGGCGACGGCGGTCTGACTTGTTTTGGGGACTGAGGCAAATGAGCGGCGGGTAATCCGGTTCCAATTGTTTTGGGTCACGCTTTTAAGGATTGTGTAAAATAACTGGTTTTATGATTGAAGTTTGTATCCATAtccaaaaccatattttttaaaattagggtttgtgtaaaACTGGTTTAAATTGGGTTATTTAAATGGATTTGGATTTTGTACAAACCTGTCGTAAAATAGATAAATCCTATTCATTGGAATCAATTATCAAACATGTCAAAGGTTGATGAGTGTATGAAGTTGATTATATTTCCAATCATTTATTtatattcttttaattaaaattcttttaTTCTTATTATAGAATTTATACTCGTAAAACATCAACTTAATATATTTGAATTCTATAATTTGAATGTTCAAAATACAACTTAATATATTTGAATTCTATAATTTGAATGttcaaaatatttatgaaaaacgATGGATAAATTAATTACTCCTACGAATAATAAAGTtgtgaaaatattaaaatttaaaagtgtGAGTAAGTTAATTATGTAATATAAACTTGTGATGAAAAATAGTGAGTCACATTTTTATAATGTAAATAACTGGACTTAAAATTCATTTTCTTTATAGAAAAGAGTCCAATACTCAAGATTATGTTAAGCATAAGATTATGTTAAGCGTAGTGTAGTGTAAAAGAGTTATGTAAATATTGAATTTGTTTTGTTGTATATTCAATATGGGACTTCACCTGTTCTTCATTGCATGTCAAGCTCTACTATAAGGGCTATCATTTTGAGCTCAATCAGAATCAATTTTAAACCATATTATTTGCCTTTGTTTGTAGACACAAGGAATAGATTGCTTGAAAAAATATTTCTGATCATTAACTGTTTACAATGCTATGACAATTTAATTTCTATGCTATTTGAAAAAAAAGTACTACAACTTGACATATAACTACTAGTTATAAAACTAAACTAAGGAGAAAAATGGACAAATGGACAAAGTTATAAGATTGAGTTAAATACAAATAATGATTCAATTTGTTGGGTACTTcaacaattttttattatatttattgatAATACTTGCTTTATTATCTATTTATATTCTAGTGGTTATTTTATCCTGAATGTGTGGGTGTTGAAACTCACATATGACGAACATGAGATACATTTTTAATCTACTTAGGataatagttttatttatttcttgaactTGGTTGATATGTTTTCAGTGGATTATGTTATTGATTTGAATGAGCATGCCTAGTGTGCAGCAAAATACATGATCTGACGTTCAACAATCACATACTGAGTAACCTCGTAAGTTGTGCTCAAATACAGCAGATTTGTAAGAAGAATGCAAAATAATTATGTAAGAAATTATCTCATTGCCCACTCGGACTTGTTTTAGTTGGAACTTCATCAAATCTATGGAGAATTCTGAATCAATTATGATGAACAAAATTCAATCACACTGATCGAATTCTCTCTTATACTTTATTTTTCACTCGTGTAAAATAACTCATTTTATTATTGAAGTTGTATCCATATCCAAAACCATATTTAGAATACAGGGTTGGTGTAaaattggtttaaattggaaTATTTAAATTGATTTGGATTTTGTATAAACGTGTTGTAAAatagatattcaaattctattcatGGAATCAAGCGTAAAATGTTGATGAGTGTGAGAAGTTAATTATCTTTCCAATCACTGATTTATATACTTTAGATtgaaattcttttatttttattatagaaTCTATAATCGCCAAACATCAGCTTAATATGTTCAAGttctataatattatattatatatcgaaatattatattatatatcggTTAGCGAAATTAATATGCAACATTTAAATTGTGGCCCAGTGGATTTAGCAATGCTTTGCAGATAAGGAGTTGTGCGATCGATCCTTCCTTGAAACTTCAATTTTTTagtacagttttttttttaataaaaaaaaaactcaaatatcaTAAAAGAAAAGAGAACCAGATACACAAGGGGGGACCAAACCAAGACCCCTTAATGACAAAGCCTAAGCTTAGGGGTACCCGACTTGTGCCATGGAAACTCCGATCTCGTTGGCTTTTATGTTGAATTTTTTAGTACAGTAAATAAACATGACAATTAAAACTATCATTTTAAAAagacaaatttaattaattatgccataactctctcaatttatcTAATTAGCACTTCtaattttaattacaaaataaCTTGTATATAATCTATTAAAGTTTAATTAgtataaattttagaaattatttatatattataattaaatatttaaaaatttgtcatataattatctaatttattatagatttttttgataaaattaaatttattatcacTTGTGCTTTGATTTATTACTTTTTTGTCATAGAAATAAACTTTTTACCAATCACGTAAACCTGCCTATTAGGGTCAGGACATGGTTTACCCCTGCTCTTACATTTTCTAGCCATATGATTTGACTTTCCACAATTAAAACGAGAAAACGTCAATTTCATTTCTTTGAGATGGTGGATGTTGCCTAGAAAATAGGACAATTAAGGTAATTAAAATATTCTCATTCTTAATTCAGTTAATTATATTTCGATTTTGAATTCTTAATGATTTGCATATAACTACTTATctgcatttaaattttttttattgttcgaAACAACCAAGACTTTATATTTTTAATCCTTACGAAATTCTTCATTTTGGAGGCGAGTTAAACATGTGTTTTTTATTATGGGTTCATTTATTTATTTGCCCTggggcctctaaaaagtcgggaccggccctgCAAACGGACATGTCTGTTTCATAAAATcccgcaaaaaaacggggcgAAGCAAGACGaatcagtatatatatatatatatatatatatatatatatatatatatatatatatatatatatatatatatatatatatatatatatatatatatatatatatatatatatatatatatatatatatatatatatatatatatatatatatatatatatatatattgtattttgtgttttgagaatttgattgtaaacttagcttctagagcacttataaaattagggatattttatttgtattttgataataaatatatgcaatactaattcataaaatgtttcatattaaatgtgtttttttaaatctttatttgtttaatataataaatgtatttttcaaaatattagtgagaatttgagatatgtcaaaatattagaaattataaaataataggtttattaaaaacaccaacgaaagcgcttttcaggaaaagcGTTGCCTTAGGCctacctacgccagcgcttttgcctaaaccaaaagcgctgctaaaacctatagcagcgccacCTACAACAACACTTTttagcgcttttaaagcccaaaaaagcGATGTCGTAGGTCTTTTATGGCATAGTGAATTGGTCGAATTTAGATGCATGAGTCATCAAAATACAAAAACCCAATCAAGGGAGAGTAATGATAAATAAGTACCAGTATTATTTTTTTCCTTATCTCAAAATTGTTTTTTCCTTGAAAGGGGCAATTAATAATTCTTTGAAAATAGTTACAACCTTTTTTCTTCATCACCTTGTAATTACCACAAccatgaaatcttcttcctggattCTCGTAAGTCCATAAAGTAATCAATGGAGATTCAAGCCCACACCAACATCTACCACCTTTTCTTCTAGCACCGGATAAATTTGATGAGGCAAATGAGAAATTTGTTTCGAATATTTTGGGGGTAATACAAAAATCTTACGAAGTATAGAGAGAAGAAAAGATTGGCGAAGAAGACGATGGGTTTGATAGATTGGTGAAGAACCGACTGGGTTGCGACTAGGTTGTAGAAGAAAACAGAAGGAAGAAAACCTAAAGAGAATGAGGCTTTGAAGGCTCTATTATAGGGGGGATATTTAGGGTTTTCTGGGAAAAAATTTACactaaaaatgtgaaaaaaaatatttctatataattataaaaacattaaaataaatatgaaataaaaaataattttaattaatattcaaATGACTTGGCATTGACACATAAGCAAGAATCACGCCACGTCACTAAAATTGTGCACCAAATTGATTGAGAGACTAATTTCAAGCAACAAACTTAAAATATGGACTAAAATGGTGATTTTGAAAAGTGgggatcaaaataaataaaaaatctaaatagAAGGACTAAAGTTGCATTTAAGCTTATTATAAAGTTGTGGATAATATCAAAAATTAACGAGTGTTAATGAATGTCACTAAGTTTATTATGTAGTATTAAATTTGTGATGAAAAATAGTGTGAgtcacatttatttatttattttggtcttccttttaaaaattagagttttattctcatttttaagttattttttggattttaatcCCTTTTTAATTTGAGCCTAATATTTAACGAGGTGATACTATTAATGATCACTTGTCAAtttcaagttgatcaaagaaatttttatgttaaattaatccatttaaaataatactattttaataatttttataatttaatattatcctattttcttaacatttttattaattaaatactttAGAAAATCAttttagaaattaattattataaattttaaaaataataattgggcATAAAAACCATTTTTCTTATTGAAAATAGTTTAATACTCAAGCTTACATTAAACATGGTGTGAAAGAGCTATATAAACACTTAACTTTTTTGTTTAATATTCGAGGTGGGACTTCAATTGTTCTTCATTGCATGTTAAGCTCCACTATAAGGGCTATCATGTTGAGCTCTATTAGAATCAATTTTAAACCACATTATTTGCCTTTTAGTATGTAGATACGGAAGATAGAttgcttaaaaaatatttttgatcatTAACTCTATGGAATGCCATGACAATTTACTTGAAAAAATGTTATTTGAAAAAAGAGTACTACAAACTTACATTTAACTATCCAGTCATAAAACTAAACCAGAGAAAAGATAGACAAATGAACTAAGCTATAAGATTGAGTTAAATACAAATGATGATTTAATTTCTCCGCTGCTTTAACaaatttttattgtatttatttgagttttttgctttgttatctatttttatttctaatgGTTATTTTATCTTTAATGTGTGGGTGTTGAAGCTCACATATGACGAACATGAGACACACTTTTAATCAATATAAGATAttggttttatttatttcttgaactTGGCTGATGTATTTTTAGTGGAATATGTTTTTGGATTTGAATGAGCATGCTTAGTGTGGAGCAAAAGGTATGCTTTGATATTCAACAATCACCTATTGAGTCAACTCGTAAGTTGTTCTCAAATACAACTGATAAATAGTAAGAATGTAAAATAATTCTATAATAAATTACCTCGTTGGCCACTTAGGCTTGTTTTCTAGTGAGAATGAGACTCTAAATACACGTTTGAAGAGAGATAAATATGGATCTAGTGGATTTGGCTTATATATTGAATATTACATTTAGTGAAGGCAAATAAGTATGGTTTATGTTAGTTAAAGCACAATATGATTAACTAGTGCAATGTATCGAATCTTGCAGCCTTGTCTCTGTGAATTTAAATTTGTATCATTTATTTTAGTGATGCTTAACTTCGTTGTTTAAACTATGTTTCTCTGTCGGGTTGGAATAGTCGCCCTTCACATACCTCTTGAGGTGCCCATCTTGTAATAGATTTTCTATCTCCTTCCTGAGATGG contains:
- the LOC131607656 gene encoding protein BCCIP homolog; protein product: MPRKPRRHQQLKSWPITFSPFARALAHTVSMPKHRSKSVEDPTPSSASNGSTKHPLEERLEGSESSDGEFDGVVQADFAFFDPKSNDFHGVKTLLQTYLDVEEWDLSGFVDLILEQTTVGTVVKVEDDEDEGVFALATALNLWRYREHKCIVQLKEFLLLKVCKEKRIADQLRLLLGEQARHVGLLVSQRVVNLPPQLLPHLYDSLFNEVSWATEDEPTKDLRNSFKFKHYIILGKIYELKNAEQKRKQSDDSVEAIVYVKPEDEIFHQLCSWSFCFPLRTQQPAPHELKNYRSMGLIMAVEADKMPAFRQELGSLINES
- the LOC131605660 gene encoding histone H4-like, which translates into the protein MTLSDLSKDFQSVVQYDLVFNHVLLESHDADSRFAGIYGFKYFPGLFGTFDSGKLPLLRYIYSDPHFNSHSNSNPNPNPKSQFPSISKFLAKMSGRGKGGKGLGKGGAKRHRKVLRDNIQGITKPAIRRLARRGGVKRISGLIYEETRGVLKIFLENVIRDAVTYTEHARRKTVTAMDVVYALKRQGRTLYGFGG